The Bacteroidota bacterium region TGACTTTAAAGAGTTTTAAAAAGAGTGAGGATTCTCTGTCTACGAACATACCTCAAGGGTTGTTTTGTAACGCATATTGCTCTCACTCTTTTTTTCTTTTAGTTGCACTAGTTTATTTAATTTCGCAAACATACGAGTTACTTTGTATCTTTACAGTAATCCAAAGCCAATGAAAAAACTTTTTCTCATCTCGACAGCAGTTCTCGGATTGACCGTTGCGCACCATCAGACAATTGCGCAAAATGTTCCTGCAATATTAACTTGCACCAATAACCCTACTGCTCAATTTACCGCTGTCCCTGCTTGTTTAGGAAATGCTGTTACATTGGTGGACGGCTCTATTGCTCCGAATGGTGACCCTATCACAATGTGGAATTGGTCAATGCCAGGAGGCATTCCTCCATCAGACACATCTCAAAATACTTCTACAACTTACTTCTCAGCGGGTTCACATGTAGTCACTCTCACTGTCACAACACAACTTGGATGTACATCTTCTGTTTCATTACCAGTTCAAGTTTACAATAATCCTGTTGCAAATTTCTCAGGAAGCGGCAGCGGTTGTGCTCCGCTATGCGTAATGAACTACACCGACTTCTCTACTTCTACAGATGGGAATTTAGCCAGTTGGCTGTGGAATTTTTCTGGTGGCTCACCATCAGTATCCACTGCTCAAAATCCTGGTATTATTTGCTACGCCACACCCGGCACTTATGGAACCTCTTTGATAGTTACTTCTCAATATGGCTGCAAGGATTCCATTTCTATTACTCCTATTGTAAATGTTTATTCATGGCCATCGGCAAGTTTTACATATACAATTTCTGCTAACACAGTTACTTGCACTAATACTTCTTCAGGCGGTGTTACAAATTGGTCATGGAGTTTTGGCGATGGAACTCCAATTGACACGAATGCTACTCCTGTTCATACCTATTCTTTTGGCAATACATATAATATTTGCCTCGGTGTGCAAAACCAATATGGGTGCGTGGATACAATTTGCCAAACAATTACAATTACATCGGTAAATGAGAATCATTTAGAAAACAAGATTGCTGTTTACCCAAATCCCTTTTCCACACAGACAGTTTTGAAGACAGACAATCCATTTCATAACGCAACTCTCACGGTGGACAACTGTTTCGGGCAGATAGTTGCACAAATAAAAAATATCAGCGGGCAGACAGTTACTTTCTCCCGTGACAATCTACCAAGCGGACTGTATTTCATTCGGCTGACAGAAGAAAATGGGTATCCATCCCTTCGGGATAAAACCATCGCTGCAGGCAAATTAGTAATCACCGATGAGCGCTAAAAGCGCCATCCCGCACGGGACAAACAATTTCTCTCTTGTTCATTGGGGATAAAAACACCAAACCCCGACTA contains the following coding sequences:
- a CDS encoding PKD domain-containing protein; protein product: MKKLFLISTAVLGLTVAHHQTIAQNVPAILTCTNNPTAQFTAVPACLGNAVTLVDGSIAPNGDPITMWNWSMPGGIPPSDTSQNTSTTYFSAGSHVVTLTVTTQLGCTSSVSLPVQVYNNPVANFSGSGSGCAPLCVMNYTDFSTSTDGNLASWLWNFSGGSPSVSTAQNPGIICYATPGTYGTSLIVTSQYGCKDSISITPIVNVYSWPSASFTYTISANTVTCTNTSSGGVTNWSWSFGDGTPIDTNATPVHTYSFGNTYNICLGVQNQYGCVDTICQTITITSVNENHLENKIAVYPNPFSTQTVLKTDNPFHNATLTVDNCFGQIVAQIKNISGQTVTFSRDNLPSGLYFIRLTEENGYPSLRDKTIAAGKLVITDER